In a genomic window of Rhopalosiphum maidis isolate BTI-1 chromosome 4, ASM367621v3, whole genome shotgun sequence:
- the LOC113557284 gene encoding protein dpy-30 homolog, with protein MSTSETTNGQVATTPVAPAVDAPPESSVSESQKVTSSESNAKRLKNPKHNAPMRQYLDQTVVPALLVGMKELVKERPPDPLGFLAAFLLKYKKEHVDKDSISET; from the exons ATGTCAACGTCTG AAACAACTAACGGACAAGTGGCTACTACTCCAGTGGCACCGGCTGTTGATGCTCCACCGGAGTCGAGTGTATCAGAATCTCag aaGGTAACTTCCTCCGAGAGTAATGCTAAAAGGCTGAAAAATCCCAAGCACAACGCACCTATGCGCCAATATTTAGACCAAACAGTAGTACCAGCCTTGTTAGTAGGCATGAAGGAGTTAGTCAAGGaaag ACCTCCTGATCCATTGGGTTTTCTAGCTGCATTtttattgaagtataaaaaGGAACATGTTGATAAAGACTCAATTTCAGAAACATAA